The genomic segment ACGCACTGACCACATCATGCTGGTTGGTGAAGGCGCGCTGCGGTTTGCGCTCGCTCACGGTTTCAAAAAGGAAGATTTGCTGACCGAGGATTCGCGCAAAATCTGGCTGAAGTGGAAAGAAGAAATGAGCGACGATGATACCTTTGGGCCGAGTCCCAAACATCCGCATCCGGCTTCGGCTTCCAGCAAGAAAATTGCCAGCACATTGACATCGCCTGCCGACGTGGCGTTTAACAACTGGGCTGCGGACATCATCCGCCGCCGTCCAACTGGAACGATCAACTGCCTGGCCGTGGACGCAAACTCTGACATTTCAGGAGTTACGACGACTTCCGGTCTGGCATGGAAGATTCCCGGTCGCGTTGGAGATTCGCCTATCATCGGCGCGGGTTTGTATGTGGATAACGAGGTCGGCGCGGCGGGCTCCACCGGTCGCGGCGAAGAAAACATTTACATCTGCGGCGGCCACACGATTGTTGAAAACATGCGGCGCGGAATGAATCCAACCGAAGCGGCAATGGATGTGTTGAAACGCATTTCGCATCGGTACGGCGACAACCTGACTGAACTGGCCAAATTCAGCATCAGTTTTTACGCCGTCAACAAAACCGGAGAATACGGCGCAGCGACGTTGTGGGCAGGCGGCAAATTCGCCGTTCACGATGGTACTCAGGCAAAGGTTGTGGACGCTGCCTACCTTTACGAAAAGAAAAAGTGAAGTTCAATCCAGAACGACCAAAGCGCGGGAGACTGATTTTTCAGTTCCCGCGCTTTTCGTTTGAATGCAAACAAACCGATCGGCTTATTTGTTCATTGCCGTAGCCAGTTTGGCTTTTTCGTTATCGGTCGTGTAATCCATCCAGCCGATCATCATCTCGTCATACGTCGGTTCCCCGTACCGCACGGCTTTTGTCGGATCAGGATTGAATTTGTTTCTGGCCGAATTGTTGAAAAACCCGGAAACCATAATCTTCGTGCCTTTTGGAATGGCCTTGGCCTGTTTGAAGTAATAGACCGTTTGCCACGAAAAATCGTATTCGGGCACATTCAACAGAATCTCGGTTTTCCCATCCGGATAAAATGCTTTGTATTCAACGGCTTTGCCGCGCAGGTGCAGGTGCGGCATGAAGTTGATGATGTGGATGTCTTCTTTCGCCGTCCAGCAAGCTGTGACCAGATGGTTTTCCGCGCCCGGCGGAATCAGGAATGCGTTGTTGGAAATGCCATACGTGTGAACCAGTTTTTGCGGTTCGGTTTTGGCGAAAATCAATCCGATGCTGGATCGGTCTTTCTGAACCGTTCCTGCTGTCTTTGAATAGTGCATCTGGAAAACGATCTTCGACCCGGCAGGGATTTTTTTGACTGTGCCCGATTCCCAAATTGCCTGGTTCATTCCCGGAGCATACCCCGCCAGCAATTGGCCATTTTCCATATCCTGCCCGCGATCCACGCGACCGAGTTTGCCACCCGTCGGCGATGAACAGCCATCATTTTCAACAGGCGCATCCTGTTTTGTGCGAATCAGGAAACCTTCGCGATATGTCGGCGAGTTCTTTTCCATTTGCGCGCGCAGCTTTTCCAACTCTTCCTTGCTGTACTTGCTCAAATCCGGTCGCGGTCTGTCGCTGGGAGGTTGAATGAACGCAATGATGTGATGAACGATTTTGCGGTTGTCGGGACGTGCTTCGGCGCGTTGAATGTACACGTCTTCTTTGAACCCCGGATCCACCGTAAAGTACTGATATTCATCCGGGCCGCTGGCTTCCAGCGTGAAGGTGTCGGGCATGGGAATCACAACATCCGGCGTTCCAATCGTCCATCCGTTGGTGAAATTCGGCGTTGGCGGCATATCGTTCGGGTCGCCTTCTTTGGCTCCGCCATCCACCCAGGCGACAATCGCATCAATGTCGCTTTGAACCATGCGCCGGTCATTCGCCCAGATTCCATAATGGGCATCAGCGTGCCAGGGCGGCATGGTTTTGAGCGCCACTTTTTCTTTGATGGATTTTGCCCAGGGGCGAACGTCTTTATAACTCAACACGGAAAATGGCGCGCCCTCACCAGGACGATGACATTCGGCGCAGCTTCTGAAAAAGATCGGCGCGATGTCTTTGCTGAAAGTTACCTGTTTCGCCGGAGTACCACTGGCGCGGCTGGTTTGTTGCGAAAGAAAGACACCCGCAACTGTCAAAATGATGAGAGAAAGAATCGTGATGAAGCGTTTCATATCCTTGCGTGCCTCCATGGTGACCGAAGTCAGGTTGACAATGCGTTTTGAAACCTTGATGTGGAAAATTGCGCGTTCTCTTCTGAGGAATTTTCCAAATCAGCGAAAATTCCCCCTTTTCCCCAACGTTTCATTCTCAAATGCCCATGCAAGTCATATTTGGCAAAAATACTTTGCTTACTATTACTTACAGAGTAAAAAATCGTCGGAGACTTGATGAAGTTTTCGTTTTGGCCAGCATGGATTTAACTGCATCCCTACTGCCATTGATGATTTTGGCAATCCGTATGCCCTGACGATGAAGACAGGAATTTTCTGAAGAGCCTTTGGCTGAATGACAGGAGCGATAGGGATTCAATTGATCAAAGCATCGTAAACCGTGCGAGAAATGTCTGCGATCAGTTTGCTGCTCTGTCGGTCGCTTGCAATGCCTTTCGTCAAAACAACAATCACATACGGTTTGCCGCTTAGCGGATATACGATGCCGGCATCGTGTTTATGTTTGGTGATTTCTCCTGTCTTGTGAGCGACTTTTGTGGCGGTTGGCAAACCCGCCGGAATCCCCTCGTTGAAATGCTGAGCCGACAAAATCTCTACCATCTTTTCGCAGGATTTTTTGCTGCGGAATTTATTTTCAGCGATCAATTTCAACAACAACATCAGGTCGTAGGCTGTCGTCATGTTATTTTTTCCAGCCTGAAACGCCTTGGTATCTTCCACACCGCGCAGCACGCGAATGTCATTTGCGCCAAGTTCAGTCATCAGCTTCATAACGTTTTCCGGCCCAACACGTTCGATCAGAATGTTGGTTGCCAGATTGCTGCTCCAGGTGATCATGTGCTCCATCAAATCCCGAACGGTCATTTTCTGACCAAGACGGTTGTAAACCTCTTCATCGCTGTCATCGCTTTTGTTCAAGCGAAACTCGCTGCCGTCAACGATGCTGTAAAACTTGTTTTTGACTTCAAGCGGGTCGGTCAAACGAAGCTTCTTTTCTTCCACCAGCCGAAAAATTTCCATCATCACCGGCAGCTTCATTGTGCTGGCCGCATGCATATTGACACGCTCGTTGATCAAAAGAGTCTTTTTCGTCTGAAGGTCATACACCGCAACACCAACGACTTCCGCGCCACTGGCCGCAATTATTTTTTCGACTTGCGCTTTGGCCGGGTCGAGCTTCAATTGGGCAGAAGCCATAGAAAACGAAGCAGTTAAAAGCAAAAAAGCAGCAAAGATCGTTCGGTTCATTTTTCCCCCGTGAAGACCCAAAAGTGATGACTTGCAAAGTTCTGCGCCCAAGGATTAAAAAGTTGCCGCTGAAAAGCAACCGCGATTTGGATTTGGCAATCAGAAGCGTTCTCAAAATTAATAAGCGCCACTCTCTCCGCGCACGATTCGCCATCGTTCCCCAGAATTTGATCGGCGAGCTTCAAAATTGAACCCTTCATATAGATGGCTTTGGCCCATCCTCCACAGGAGCACGATTCAATGAACTTTTCCCGTCTGTTCATCGCTCGCAGTTTGACCGTCCGCACAATCGCATTTCTAACCCTGGTTCTGTTGGTCAGTTCCTTTTTCACAACCAAACCCAGTACAGCGCAAAGCAGTCTGTATGTCAGCACGTTCGCTGGCGT from the Acidobacteriota bacterium genome contains:
- a CDS encoding N(4)-(beta-N-acetylglucosaminyl)-L-asparaginase; translation: MSNEQDQKDFFGRREFIKSTALAGLSAPLLGNEALAVQQSLKPMGKARPVVISSANHAVGPDGSVFNGGLDCVSKAMEILKRGGDTLDAVVAGVNIVESDPRDNSVGYGGLPNSEGDVELDSCCMHGPSRRAGSVASIRHIKNPASVAKLVLERTDHIMLVGEGALRFALAHGFKKEDLLTEDSRKIWLKWKEEMSDDDTFGPSPKHPHPASASSKKIASTLTSPADVAFNNWAADIIRRRPTGTINCLAVDANSDISGVTTTSGLAWKIPGRVGDSPIIGAGLYVDNEVGAAGSTGRGEENIYICGGHTIVENMRRGMNPTEAAMDVLKRISHRYGDNLTELAKFSISFYAVNKTGEYGAATLWAGGKFAVHDGTQAKVVDAAYLYEKKK
- a CDS encoding thiol-disulfide isomerase produces the protein MKRFITILSLIILTVAGVFLSQQTSRASGTPAKQVTFSKDIAPIFFRSCAECHRPGEGAPFSVLSYKDVRPWAKSIKEKVALKTMPPWHADAHYGIWANDRRMVQSDIDAIVAWVDGGAKEGDPNDMPPTPNFTNGWTIGTPDVVIPMPDTFTLEASGPDEYQYFTVDPGFKEDVYIQRAEARPDNRKIVHHIIAFIQPPSDRPRPDLSKYSKEELEKLRAQMEKNSPTYREGFLIRTKQDAPVENDGCSSPTGGKLGRVDRGQDMENGQLLAGYAPGMNQAIWESGTVKKIPAGSKIVFQMHYSKTAGTVQKDRSSIGLIFAKTEPQKLVHTYGISNNAFLIPPGAENHLVTACWTAKEDIHIINFMPHLHLRGKAVEYKAFYPDGKTEILLNVPEYDFSWQTVYYFKQAKAIPKGTKIMVSGFFNNSARNKFNPDPTKAVRYGEPTYDEMMIGWMDYTTDNEKAKLATAMNK
- a CDS encoding serine hydrolase, producing MASAQLKLDPAKAQVEKIIAASGAEVVGVAVYDLQTKKTLLINERVNMHAASTMKLPVMMEIFRLVEEKKLRLTDPLEVKNKFYSIVDGSEFRLNKSDDSDEEVYNRLGQKMTVRDLMEHMITWSSNLATNILIERVGPENVMKLMTELGANDIRVLRGVEDTKAFQAGKNNMTTAYDLMLLLKLIAENKFRSKKSCEKMVEILSAQHFNEGIPAGLPTATKVAHKTGEITKHKHDAGIVYPLSGKPYVIVVLTKGIASDRQSSKLIADISRTVYDALIN